A genomic stretch from Bos javanicus breed banteng chromosome 3, ARS-OSU_banteng_1.0, whole genome shotgun sequence includes:
- the TEX38 gene encoding testis-expressed protein 38 isoform X2 produces the protein MRAATFTYSPLLYWINKRRHYGMNAAINTGPPPAATKTATDTQNSDRPSELDVPESRSYAAQDSSPKVEAPGPLHPAVQLAPQQPLPSSPVLRPQASSPLPIPIFQEVPFALSLCNLPPMLNHSVSYPLATCPQRNVHFNSLPTMAQGDHCLNAKPFASEL, from the coding sequence ATGAGAGCAGCCACATTCACCTACAGCCCGCTGTTGTACTGGATTAACAAGCGACGGCACTATGGCATGAATGCAGCCATCAATACTGGCCCTCCCCCTGCTGCCACCAAGACTGCGACTGACACCCAGAATTCAGATCGCCCCTCGGAGCTGGATGTCCCCGAGAGCAGGAGCTATGCTGCTCAAGATAGCAGCCCCAAGGTGGAGGCCCCCGGCCCCCTGCATCCTGCAGTGCAGCTGGCACCACAGCAGCCCCTACCTTCTTCCCCAGTGCTGCGGCCCCAGGCCAGCTCCCCACTCCCAATTCCCATCTTTCAGGAGGTGCCCTTTGCCCTCTCCCTGTGTAACCTACCCCCGATGCTGAACCACTCGGTTTCCTACCCTTTGGCCACCTGTCCTCAAAGGAATGTCCACTTCAATTCCCTCCCCACAATGGCCCAGGGGGACCACTGCTTGAATGCCAAGCCCTTTGCTTCAGAACTGTAG
- the TEX38 gene encoding testis-expressed protein 38 isoform X1 translates to MDSQREDLSLPGVWVSLYFGFLGLCSVVTGSCILFLHWRKNVRREERAQEWVEVMRAATFTYSPLLYWINKRRHYGMNAAINTGPPPAATKTATDTQNSDRPSELDVPESRSYAAQDSSPKVEAPGPLHPAVQLAPQQPLPSSPVLRPQASSPLPIPIFQEVPFALSLCNLPPMLNHSVSYPLATCPQRNVHFNSLPTMAQGDHCLNAKPFASEL, encoded by the exons ATGGATTCCCAAAGGGAGGACCTCAGCCTCCCTGGTG TGTGGGTGTCACTGTACTTTGGATTCCTGGGGCTGTGTTCTGTGGTAACTGGCAGCTGCATTCTCTTTCTGCACTGGAGGAAGAACGTGCGGCGGGAAGAGCGTGCCCAGGAGTGGGTGGAGGTGATGAGAGCAGCCACATTCACCTACAGCCCGCTGTTGTACTGGATTAACAAGCGACGGCACTATGGCATGAATGCAGCCATCAATACTGGCCCTCCCCCTGCTGCCACCAAGACTGCGACTGACACCCAGAATTCAGATCGCCCCTCGGAGCTGGATGTCCCCGAGAGCAGGAGCTATGCTGCTCAAGATAGCAGCCCCAAGGTGGAGGCCCCCGGCCCCCTGCATCCTGCAGTGCAGCTGGCACCACAGCAGCCCCTACCTTCTTCCCCAGTGCTGCGGCCCCAGGCCAGCTCCCCACTCCCAATTCCCATCTTTCAGGAGGTGCCCTTTGCCCTCTCCCTGTGTAACCTACCCCCGATGCTGAACCACTCGGTTTCCTACCCTTTGGCCACCTGTCCTCAAAGGAATGTCCACTTCAATTCCCTCCCCACAATGGCCCAGGGGGACCACTGCTTGAATGCCAAGCCCTTTGCTTCAGAACTGTAG